The region GGAAAGGCATGGTTATTAATTTGAATACTAAAAAATCTACCTTATGGACTCCTAATTTTACAATTATTACATTAGGAACCATCATCAGTGCAATTGGAGGAGTGGCAGTTAATTTTTCCTTTTCCTTTGTCGTTTTAGACAATACTCAAAGTACATTATTAGCAGGAATATTTCTTGCAATATCAATGATACCAGGTACTCTTCTCCCGATTTTAATATCTCCTTATCTAGACCATTTTAAAAGAAAACCAATTATTGTTGGAATTGATGCATTTAATGGAATTTTATATTTGGCTTTTGGCGTTTATTTGATGGTTAATAAATATAATTTTCTTAGCTTTACGTTATTTTCTTTAGTGACAGGGTCTACTGGAACAATTTATCAATTGGCTTATACAAGCTTCTATCCAAACCTAATTCCTGAAGGGTATGCACAGAAGGGATATACAGTTTCCAGTATGATTTATCCTACTGTTATGATAGTTATGAATCCAGTTGCAAGTTTACTATACAAAAATTTTGGTATGGGTTGGGTTTGCATGATAGAAGGTGTTTTATTATTATGTGCTTCCCTAATGGAGACTCAGATAAAAGTAAAAGAAATGGTTTCTCATAAAGGTCATTTTTCTTTAAAAGAATACTGTAAGGATTTATCGGAGGGAATCCGTTATCTAAAAAAAGAAAAGGGTTTACAAAGAATTTATTCGTATATGCCAATTACTCAAGGAATCAGTCAAGGTAGCGGTAACTTGATTAAGGCATATTTTATGACGACGCCAGGTCTTGGGATAACTCTGTATTCCATTTTTACGATTGCAGAATTTATTGGAAGAACGATAGGAGGCATTATTCACTATCGAGTAGAGATCAAAGCGCAGAAGAGGTTTCGCTTTGCATTTCTTGTCTATCAGATGTATAGCTTTATGGATATGATTTTATTATGGATTGGTTATCCATTTATGCTATTGAATCGTTCGATCTGCGGATTTCTTGGAATTAATAGTGCTACATTACGTGAAAGCAGTGTTCAAAATTACATACCAGATGATAAGAGAGCGAAACTTAATGCAGTATTTCAAGCTACATTCTCACTTTCAGGAATGCTTTTTAGTGTTATTATCGGTGGATTAGGAGAGATTGTGAGCTACCGAATGGCGATTGTTATTATGTCGCTCATCAATATGTCGCTATGTTATTTCATTATGTATCGTGGTAGAGAAAAGGTAAAAGAAATATATAATCATATTTATTAAGTTAATTTGTAAAATAAGAAAGTTGAAATATAAATAATAGAGTTGGGATATCAAAAAAAGTTTCCAAATAACTCTCGGATAAGTCTACACATTTATCTATAAGAAATTTATTTTATTTATGACAGAAAAAGTTTGTGAAAAGCGAACTTTTTCTTGTTTTTGAGATTACTTTTAAAAACTATATAATACATAATGTTTCTAGATTTGCTTATACTTCTATAATAGAATTGATTGATTTTTTTATAGTATGAGGAGGCAAAATGAAAAGAAAGAAATGTTCTTGTACAGAAATTGCAGCATTTTTAACGATTACAACAGTGACTGCTCTTTGTACAAAAAAATGTTTTAATAAAAATCGAAAAAACACTATGAAACGGTATTTTGATCTTAAAGATACGTTAGATACGGATCGAGATGTTTATTTTGTTGGAGGCGGTTTGGGGTCTTTAGCAGCTGCAGCGTATCTGATTAGAGATTGTAGGATGAGTGGCAATCGTATTCATGTTATAGAAGCCCTTCCTATACTTGGAGGAAGTAATGACGGAGCAGGAGATGACCATTCCGGCTTTATTTGTCGAGGTGGTCGTATGTTAAATGAAGAAACTTACGAGAACTTCTGGGAGCTATTTCAAAGTATACCGTCGATTGAAATGCCAGGAAGAAGTGTAACAGAAGAGATATTAAATTTCGATCATTTACACCCAACCCATGCTCAGGCAAGATTAATTAATAAAGATGGAAAAATTTTAGATGTTCATAGTATGGGATTTAATACAAAAGATCGACTCCTATTAGGAAAACTAATGCTTATGCCAGAAGCAAAGCTTGATGATATGACGATTGAAGAATGGTTTAAGAACAGCAAGCACTTTTTTACTACAAATTTCTGGTACATGTGGCAAACAACATTTGCATTTCAAAGGTGGTCAAGCTTGTTAGAATTCAAGCGATATATGGAACGAATGATTTTTGAATTCTCTAGAATTGAAACGTTAGAAGGTGTTACAAGAACTAGGTTTAATCAATATGAATCTGTCATTTTACCACTAAAGACCTATCTAGAAAAACATGGTGTAGATTTTAGTATGAATGCGGCTGTTGAGGATATTGATTTTGCAGAAGGAGAAAAGATAACAGCAACTAAAATTCATACTCGTAGAGATGGAATAAAGGAAGCGATTACTTTAAAATCGACAGACCTCTGTATTATGACCAATGGTTGCATGTCAGATAATTCAACTAATGGTGGGCTTCATACACCAGCAAAGGTAGATTTTTCTGCTGCACTATCTGGGAAACTTTGGGCTCGTGTCGCTAGTAAAAAGCCTGGACTTGGTAATCCAGAACCTTTCTTTGACCATCCATATGAGACAAATTGGGAGAGCTTTACGGTAACATTAAAAGGAAATATCCTTTTAAGAAAAATAGAGCAGTTCTCCGGAAATATACCTGGTAGTGGTGCTCTTATGACGCTTAAAGATTCCAGTTGGTTAATGAGTATCGTAGTTGCTGCACAGCCACATTTTAAAAACCAACCAATGGATACTACAATCTTTTGGGGCTATGGCTTGTATACTGACCACATTGGCGATTATGTAAAGAAGCCTATGAGAGAATGTACTGGAGAAGAAATCTTAATCGAGTTGCTGCATCATCTTCATTTTGAAAAGGATGAACAACGTATTCTTAAGGATGTTATTAATGTGATACCTAGCATGATGCCATATATAGATGCTCAGTTCCAACCAAGAAAAATGAAGGACAGACCTTATGTAGTACCAAAGAACTCCACTAACTTCGCTATGATAAGCCAGTTTGTTGAGATTCCAGAGGACATGGTCTTTACGGAAGAGTATTCTGTTCGTGCAGCACGCATTGCAGTCTATACCTTAATGAAATACAAAGAAAAGAAAATTTGTCCAGTTACACCATATAAAAAACAACCTAAGGTATTGTTAAAAGCGATAAAAACTGCATATCGTTAGTTATGAAATAAATTATAAGATAGATGCGAAATAAATTATAAGATAGATGCGAAATAAATTATAAGATAGATGCGAAATAAATCTTAAAAATAATGTTTATGATATCATAAAATAAAATAGAATTATTTCATGAAAAGTGATGTGAGTGAATTCGTAAAATGAGTATGGATAATTTCATAAAACAGATATAAATTAAGCAAGAAAAAGTTCCCTAATTTTCTTTGTCATGAATCAAAAAAGCAGATGGCATGAGTTGTTAATATACAATTCATGCCATCTGCTTTTTTATGAAAAATATCTGATTTATGATAACTTCAACTATGAATTAATCTCTTGTATATTCGCATTTTTACAACGAGCATTCAAATGTTTGTTAAATACTTTAAGAAATACAGTTGTTGTTACAATAGCACAAATCGTATCACTTAGCGGCTCTGCATAGAATGCGCTTTTTGCTGTAAATAATGAGGTTAATAATAGCATGTATACTACATACGAGCTTTTACGGAATAAGGATAAGGCTAGAGCAGTTTTTGTACGTCCCAAAGCTGTTAGACCATCGATCAGTGCATATTGAAAAGAAAGAGGGATGACACCAAGTGTAAATGCTTTAATACCCCAAACAGATAGATGAGTTAAGGAAGTATCCGTGGTAAAGATTCTTACAAAGTACTGCGGAACACTACGGGAAACTAGAAACATAAATGAAGTAAATGCAAGGCATAACATCAATATGATACGTTCTGCTTGTTTGATACGATCAGCACGTGCAGCTCCGTAATTATAAGAGATAATAGCTTGTGTTCCACCAGTTATTCCAACCAAAGGGCCTGTGATTAATAACATATAACTTTGTACAATAGTAGCGGCTGATATTAATAAATCACCTTCGCTAGGACCACCGGAATACTGTAATACAGCATTCATAATAATGATAATAATACTATCCGATGCTAATATAAGAAATGGTGATAAACCAATGGAAATTATCTTCTTCATGATTGCTTTGGAGTATCCACCAAAGGTTATGCGTATAGGTACTTGCTTACGGAATAGAAAAATTAATGCAAATAGACAAGAAAACATCTGCGCAATGACAGTAGCAATCGCAGCCCCAGCAACCCCCATATGAAATCCGAAGACGAAGACGGAATCCAGTATAATATTGCTAATAGCGCCGATTATAACGGTTGTCATACTAACCATCGAGTAACCCTGACATGTGATAAAATAATTCAGGCCAATACTTAGTAAAGCAAAAAAGGTTCCAGCGGTATAGATTGTCATATAAGTATTAGCATAAGGGAATGTTACATCACTTGCTCCGAATTGATAGAGAAGGAAATCTTTAGAAAGTAAAAAAATCAGAGTTAAAGTTCCAGAGAGAATAA is a window of Lachnoclostridium phytofermentans ISDg DNA encoding:
- a CDS encoding MATE family efflux transporter, whose translation is MKKTNDLGKDNISSLVFRLAIPTMIAQLVNVLYSIVDRMYIGNIPEIGDIALAGVGVCGPIVTLLSSFGTLVGLGGSILMAMKMGEQKKKEAEQILANSFLMLLILSGTLTLIFLLSKDFLLYQFGASDVTFPYANTYMTIYTAGTFFALLSIGLNYFITCQGYSMVSMTTVIIGAISNIILDSVFVFGFHMGVAGAAIATVIAQMFSCLFALIFLFRKQVPIRITFGGYSKAIMKKIISIGLSPFLILASDSIIIIIMNAVLQYSGGPSEGDLLISAATIVQSYMLLITGPLVGITGGTQAIISYNYGAARADRIKQAERIILMLCLAFTSFMFLVSRSVPQYFVRIFTTDTSLTHLSVWGIKAFTLGVIPLSFQYALIDGLTALGRTKTALALSLFRKSSYVVYMLLLTSLFTAKSAFYAEPLSDTICAIVTTTVFLKVFNKHLNARCKNANIQEINS
- a CDS encoding MFS transporter, which codes for MVINLNTKKSTLWTPNFTIITLGTIISAIGGVAVNFSFSFVVLDNTQSTLLAGIFLAISMIPGTLLPILISPYLDHFKRKPIIVGIDAFNGILYLAFGVYLMVNKYNFLSFTLFSLVTGSTGTIYQLAYTSFYPNLIPEGYAQKGYTVSSMIYPTVMIVMNPVASLLYKNFGMGWVCMIEGVLLLCASLMETQIKVKEMVSHKGHFSLKEYCKDLSEGIRYLKKEKGLQRIYSYMPITQGISQGSGNLIKAYFMTTPGLGITLYSIFTIAEFIGRTIGGIIHYRVEIKAQKRFRFAFLVYQMYSFMDMILLWIGYPFMLLNRSICGFLGINSATLRESSVQNYIPDDKRAKLNAVFQATFSLSGMLFSVIIGGLGEIVSYRMAIVIMSLINMSLCYFIMYRGREKVKEIYNHIY
- a CDS encoding oleate hydratase, whose product is MKRKKCSCTEIAAFLTITTVTALCTKKCFNKNRKNTMKRYFDLKDTLDTDRDVYFVGGGLGSLAAAAYLIRDCRMSGNRIHVIEALPILGGSNDGAGDDHSGFICRGGRMLNEETYENFWELFQSIPSIEMPGRSVTEEILNFDHLHPTHAQARLINKDGKILDVHSMGFNTKDRLLLGKLMLMPEAKLDDMTIEEWFKNSKHFFTTNFWYMWQTTFAFQRWSSLLEFKRYMERMIFEFSRIETLEGVTRTRFNQYESVILPLKTYLEKHGVDFSMNAAVEDIDFAEGEKITATKIHTRRDGIKEAITLKSTDLCIMTNGCMSDNSTNGGLHTPAKVDFSAALSGKLWARVASKKPGLGNPEPFFDHPYETNWESFTVTLKGNILLRKIEQFSGNIPGSGALMTLKDSSWLMSIVVAAQPHFKNQPMDTTIFWGYGLYTDHIGDYVKKPMRECTGEEILIELLHHLHFEKDEQRILKDVINVIPSMMPYIDAQFQPRKMKDRPYVVPKNSTNFAMISQFVEIPEDMVFTEEYSVRAARIAVYTLMKYKEKKICPVTPYKKQPKVLLKAIKTAYR